The following coding sequences lie in one Steroidobacter denitrificans genomic window:
- a CDS encoding phosphoketolase family protein, which yields MNKRVEGVSITTAALSSDELRDLDAHWRAGNYLSVGQIYLLDNPLLKEPLRREHIKPRLLGHWGTTPGLNFIYTHLNRAIRIHDQDMIYIIGPGHGGPALVAQAWLEGTYSEVYTAVSEDEEGMQRLFKQFSFPGGIPSHVAPETPGSIHEGGELGYSLAHAHGAAFDNPDLIVACIVGDGEAETGPLAAGWHGNKFLNPVRDGCVLPILHLNGYKIANPCFLARIPKDELRKYLEGCGYKPYFVEGEDPLRMHRLMAETVDAVVNEVHAIWRDARANGFSGRPVWPMIVLRTPKGWTGPKEVDGKRTEGYWRSHQVPMGDMDRPEHIEILERWMRSYKPEELFDARGRLKPELKALVPKGTRRMSANPHANGGLLLRDLRLPDFRIYAVEVPSPGAVTAESTRVQGSYLRDVMKLNLDQRNFRIFSPDENNSNRWQDILQVTDRCFVADIHPDDDHLSPDGRVMEVLSEHQCQGWLEGYLLTGRHGFFSCYEAFIHIVDSMFNQHAKWLKVCNEIPWRRPIASLNYLLSSHVWRQDHNGFSHQDPGFIDHVVNKKAEIIHVYLPPDANTLLVTTEECLRSRNSVNVVVAGKQPAPQWLSMDAAIKHCAAGIGIWEWASTDKGYEPDVVMACCGDVPTLETLAAADLIRRFIPDLKVRVINIVDLMKLQPPEEHPHGLSHKEFDILFTKDKPIIFAFHGYPWLIHRLTYRRTNHHNLHVRGYKEEGTTTTPFDMVVLNQMDRYHLIEDVIDRVPHLGARAAYAKQQVRDRLIEHKQYIHEYGEDLPEVTGWRWGRSGHANGGSSSTEADNV from the coding sequence ATGAACAAGCGTGTGGAAGGCGTGAGCATCACGACAGCGGCGCTGTCGAGCGATGAACTACGCGATCTTGACGCGCACTGGCGAGCCGGCAACTATCTTTCCGTGGGGCAGATCTACCTGCTCGACAACCCGCTGCTCAAGGAACCGCTCCGGCGCGAGCACATCAAGCCGCGCCTGCTGGGTCACTGGGGTACCACGCCTGGCCTGAACTTCATCTACACGCATCTGAATCGTGCAATCAGGATCCATGATCAAGACATGATCTACATCATCGGTCCCGGTCATGGCGGACCGGCACTGGTGGCGCAGGCGTGGCTCGAAGGCACCTACAGCGAGGTCTACACCGCCGTCAGCGAAGACGAGGAAGGCATGCAGCGGCTGTTCAAGCAGTTCAGCTTTCCGGGTGGCATCCCCAGTCATGTGGCCCCGGAGACCCCGGGCTCCATCCACGAAGGCGGCGAACTGGGCTATTCGTTAGCGCACGCCCATGGCGCGGCGTTCGACAATCCCGATCTCATCGTGGCCTGCATCGTGGGCGATGGCGAAGCGGAAACGGGACCGCTGGCCGCCGGCTGGCACGGCAACAAATTCCTGAATCCGGTCCGCGACGGCTGTGTATTGCCGATACTTCACTTGAACGGCTATAAGATCGCCAACCCCTGTTTCCTTGCCCGCATCCCCAAGGATGAGCTGCGCAAGTACCTCGAAGGGTGCGGCTACAAACCCTATTTCGTCGAAGGTGAGGATCCGCTGCGCATGCATCGGCTGATGGCCGAGACCGTCGACGCCGTCGTGAACGAGGTTCATGCGATCTGGCGCGATGCGCGCGCGAACGGTTTCAGCGGACGTCCCGTCTGGCCGATGATCGTGCTGCGCACGCCCAAGGGCTGGACCGGACCGAAAGAAGTCGACGGCAAGCGCACGGAGGGGTATTGGCGCAGCCATCAGGTGCCCATGGGCGATATGGATCGACCCGAACACATCGAGATTCTCGAACGCTGGATGCGCAGCTACAAGCCGGAGGAACTATTCGACGCCCGGGGCCGGCTCAAGCCCGAACTGAAGGCGCTCGTGCCCAAGGGCACGCGCCGCATGAGCGCTAATCCGCACGCCAATGGCGGTCTACTGTTGCGAGACCTGCGGCTGCCTGATTTTCGCATCTACGCGGTTGAAGTGCCGTCCCCGGGTGCGGTAACGGCCGAGTCCACGCGTGTACAGGGCAGCTATCTACGCGATGTGATGAAACTGAATCTCGACCAGCGCAATTTCCGTATATTCAGCCCGGATGAGAACAATTCCAACCGTTGGCAGGACATCCTGCAAGTGACCGATCGCTGCTTCGTGGCGGACATCCATCCGGACGATGACCATCTGTCGCCCGACGGACGGGTGATGGAGGTGCTCTCGGAGCACCAGTGTCAGGGTTGGCTCGAGGGATATCTGCTCACCGGCCGCCACGGCTTTTTCAGCTGCTACGAAGCATTCATTCACATCGTCGATTCGATGTTCAATCAGCATGCAAAGTGGTTGAAGGTATGCAACGAGATCCCGTGGCGCCGACCCATCGCGTCGTTGAACTATTTGCTCAGCTCGCATGTCTGGCGCCAGGATCACAACGGCTTCAGCCATCAGGATCCAGGCTTCATCGATCATGTGGTGAACAAGAAGGCCGAGATCATTCATGTGTATCTGCCGCCGGATGCGAACACACTTCTGGTGACCACCGAGGAGTGCCTGCGCAGCCGCAACTCGGTCAATGTCGTCGTGGCGGGCAAGCAGCCTGCGCCGCAATGGTTGAGCATGGATGCGGCGATCAAGCACTGCGCCGCAGGTATCGGCATCTGGGAATGGGCCAGTACCGACAAGGGTTACGAACCGGATGTCGTCATGGCATGCTGCGGCGATGTGCCTACGCTCGAGACGCTGGCCGCGGCCGACCTGATCCGGCGCTTCATTCCCGATCTCAAGGTCCGGGTCATCAATATCGTCGATCTCATGAAACTGCAGCCGCCGGAGGAACATCCGCACGGGTTGTCCCACAAGGAATTCGATATCCTGTTCACGAAGGACAAGCCGATCATTTTCGCCTTCCATGGCTATCCATGGCTGATTCATCGCCTGACCTATCGCCGCACCAATCATCATAATCTGCATGTACGAGGCTACAAGGAAGAGGGCACGACGACCACGCCCTTCGATATGGTGGTTCTCAACCAGATGGATCGTTACCATCT
- a CDS encoding DUF2946 family protein, with the protein MISRRFMLAVVLLPLYMARSMLPLGLMLSFDEGAPRLVLCPGTTFVPNESGHEQHRHGEDRPGGSTEHDQQICPFAFAAAAPPTFDHGVAVVPFLSAAIAAAPAAPILVDVPRAHPIRGPPGLS; encoded by the coding sequence GTGATATCTCGCCGTTTCATGCTGGCCGTCGTGCTGCTGCCGCTATACATGGCGCGCAGCATGCTGCCGCTCGGCTTGATGCTGTCCTTCGACGAGGGGGCTCCGCGGCTCGTCCTTTGCCCCGGAACGACTTTCGTTCCGAACGAGTCCGGGCATGAGCAGCATCGCCACGGCGAAGATCGACCCGGCGGCAGCACCGAGCATGACCAGCAGATCTGCCCGTTCGCATTCGCAGCCGCAGCGCCGCCTACGTTCGATCATGGCGTCGCCGTCGTGCCTTTTCTCTCCGCGGCGATCGCCGCTGCGCCTGCTGCGCCGATTCTTGTCGACGTTCCCCGCGCACATCCCATTCGCGGCCCGCCCGGACTCTCCTGA
- a CDS encoding TonB-dependent receptor, with amino-acid sequence MIKRPFGSVAICIAAGLVIDAVAIEAVFAQEAAQSVDAARRNVLDTVIVSASRERELLSETPASIGVIGEAAVRRAGATHPQQILSQVPGVAVSVTNGEGHTTAIRQPFTTSPLYLFLEDGLPIRATGFFNHNALYELDLPMAGGIEVTRGPGSALYGSDAVGGIVNMLTRAPAPMAGLGGSLDAGSHGWRRLMLEADTGEGAWGSLRGGANLTRSDGWRHYTGYERKSVDLRWDLTTRSGVHLKTLLAAGHIDQDTGANSPLIYNDYRNDPTRNNFPIAYRKVEALRLSMAIEKELGNGLLSITPYVRDNRMELLASFSLSYDPTLYETANRSYGALFKWRQDFPAFMRARLIGGLDVDISPGERKENRLDVIATGSGASRVFSDYRVGARIYDYDVTFRAYSPYLQGEISPLERLRVTLGIRYDALSYDLDNKLAGTSVQGAATSFYGQTPDTTVDYDHVSPKIGATYALSDRMSIYASYNTGFRVPSESQLFRPSVAANAADAAARALLAMNLKPITATQFEIGWRGKFDRWSLDLTAFDLVKRDDLVSQRDIATNLTTNVNAGKTSHRGLEAGMGVELSPSVRLDSALSYARHEYRNWVTAAADFSGNDIEAAPRVLGNTRLSWNSAAGVDMQLEWIHVDDYWLEASNASSFPKYGGHDLFNVRAHWQATPSVALFGRIYNIADTRYADSAQISSGTPVYSPGLPRTYFAGVDVLW; translated from the coding sequence ATGATCAAACGACCTTTCGGGTCGGTGGCGATATGCATCGCCGCCGGCCTGGTGATCGATGCTGTGGCGATCGAGGCTGTATTCGCCCAGGAGGCGGCGCAGTCCGTGGACGCAGCCAGGCGAAATGTACTGGATACAGTGATCGTTTCAGCTTCTCGTGAACGGGAACTGCTGTCCGAAACGCCGGCGTCGATCGGTGTCATCGGCGAGGCCGCCGTACGCAGGGCGGGCGCGACGCATCCGCAACAGATTCTGAGCCAGGTGCCCGGCGTTGCGGTATCCGTTACAAACGGCGAAGGACATACGACCGCCATCCGCCAGCCATTCACGACCAGTCCGCTCTATTTGTTCCTGGAGGATGGTTTGCCGATTCGTGCGACCGGTTTTTTCAACCATAATGCCTTGTATGAGCTGGATCTGCCCATGGCCGGCGGCATCGAGGTCACGCGCGGACCGGGCAGCGCACTGTATGGATCCGACGCTGTCGGCGGCATCGTCAATATGCTGACGCGCGCCCCGGCGCCGATGGCTGGACTGGGTGGTTCTCTCGATGCCGGCAGCCATGGCTGGCGGCGCCTGATGCTGGAGGCGGATACCGGCGAGGGTGCATGGGGTAGTCTGCGCGGCGGAGCGAATTTGACGCGCTCCGACGGCTGGCGCCATTACACCGGTTACGAGCGGAAAAGCGTCGATCTGCGCTGGGATCTAACGACCCGATCCGGCGTGCACCTCAAGACGCTGCTTGCAGCGGGACATATCGATCAGGATACCGGCGCCAATTCGCCGCTGATCTACAATGATTACCGCAATGATCCGACCCGCAACAATTTTCCTATCGCCTATCGCAAGGTCGAAGCACTGCGCCTGTCCATGGCGATCGAGAAGGAACTCGGCAACGGATTGCTCTCCATCACGCCGTATGTGCGCGACAATCGCATGGAACTGCTGGCGTCCTTCTCCCTGAGCTACGATCCGACGCTCTATGAGACCGCCAACCGGTCCTATGGCGCCTTGTTCAAATGGCGGCAGGATTTTCCGGCGTTCATGCGTGCCCGTCTCATCGGCGGCCTTGATGTGGATATCAGCCCGGGCGAGCGCAAGGAAAATCGTCTGGATGTGATCGCTACCGGCAGCGGCGCCTCCCGTGTCTTCAGTGATTATCGAGTCGGCGCTCGCATCTACGATTACGATGTGACCTTCCGTGCATATTCGCCGTACCTGCAGGGCGAGATTTCACCGCTCGAGCGGCTGCGCGTGACGCTGGGCATTCGCTACGATGCACTGAGCTACGATCTCGACAACAAGCTGGCAGGAACATCTGTGCAGGGGGCGGCAACCTCGTTCTACGGCCAGACGCCGGATACGACGGTCGACTATGATCATGTCAGCCCGAAGATCGGTGCGACCTACGCGCTGAGCGATCGCATGAGCATTTATGCGTCCTACAACACGGGCTTTCGGGTGCCGTCCGAAAGTCAACTGTTTCGGCCATCGGTGGCCGCGAATGCCGCGGATGCCGCGGCCAGGGCATTGTTGGCGATGAACCTGAAACCGATCACGGCGACGCAATTCGAGATCGGCTGGCGTGGAAAATTCGATCGCTGGTCCCTGGATTTGACCGCGTTCGATCTGGTGAAGCGCGATGACCTCGTCAGCCAGCGCGATATCGCCACCAACCTCACCACGAACGTCAATGCCGGCAAGACCTCGCATCGCGGTCTGGAGGCCGGGATGGGTGTGGAGCTGTCGCCGAGCGTCCGGCTGGACTCGGCATTATCCTATGCGCGGCACGAGTACCGGAATTGGGTGACCGCGGCGGCGGACTTCAGCGGCAACGACATCGAAGCGGCACCGCGCGTTCTGGGCAACACGCGCCTTTCGTGGAATTCTGCGGCGGGTGTGGATATGCAGCTCGAATGGATTCATGTCGACGACTACTGGCTCGAGGCGTCGAATGCGAGCAGTTTTCCCAAGTATGGTGGCCATGACCTGTTCAACGTGCGCGCCCATTGGCAGGCGACGCCGTCCGTCGCCCTGTTCGGTCGTATCTACAATATAGCCGATACGCGGTATGCGGACAGCGCCCAGATTTCGTCCGGCACGCCGGTCTATTCACCGGGCCTGCCGCGCACCTACTTTGCCGGCGTGGATGTGCTCTGGTAG
- a CDS encoding TlpA family protein disulfide reductase, whose product MAMRRAGTAGALVAVCAFAAAAAAPSSVERFDAAAWEDLQQELSRPSAVVFTATYCASCPAVLAKLSGALRERGIEGDVVAVVIDDAEASELLKNRHYRHASRLFLFEGNEASLRYRVDSRWRGVTPYVALLTANGETVFTAGTPSDAQIAAWIGQ is encoded by the coding sequence ATGGCCATGCGTCGGGCTGGAACGGCGGGCGCCTTAGTCGCCGTTTGCGCTTTTGCCGCGGCCGCGGCGGCGCCATCGAGCGTGGAGCGATTCGATGCCGCCGCCTGGGAGGACTTGCAGCAGGAGCTGTCCCGGCCGTCCGCCGTGGTCTTCACGGCCACCTATTGCGCAAGCTGTCCCGCTGTGCTGGCGAAACTGTCGGGTGCGCTCAGGGAACGAGGCATCGAGGGCGATGTCGTCGCGGTCGTGATCGATGACGCCGAGGCGTCCGAGTTGTTGAAGAACCGGCATTACCGGCATGCATCGCGCCTGTTCCTGTTCGAAGGGAATGAGGCCTCACTGCGCTACCGGGTCGACTCGCGCTGGCGCGGCGTCACGCCCTATGTTGCATTGCTGACCGCCAATGGCGAGACGGTGTTCACGGCCGGCACGCCGAGCGATGCGCAGATCGCGGCGTGGATCGGGCAGTGA
- a CDS encoding YbaN family protein yields MRLIYLVAGIIAVGFGIVGIFLPLLPTVPFMLAAAFCFARSNPEWERRLLDNPQFGPPMRAWRERRAISRRGKAAALVALAIGSIVGLAFLDAPWRFAPTAVALVCGTWIVTRRTD; encoded by the coding sequence ATGAGGCTGATCTATCTCGTCGCCGGCATCATCGCCGTCGGGTTCGGCATTGTCGGTATATTCCTGCCCCTTCTACCGACGGTGCCCTTCATGCTGGCCGCCGCCTTCTGCTTCGCCAGAAGCAATCCCGAATGGGAACGGCGCCTCCTGGACAATCCGCAGTTTGGTCCACCCATGCGCGCCTGGCGCGAGCGCCGGGCGATCAGCCGTCGTGGCAAGGCCGCCGCGCTTGTCGCGTTGGCAATCGGTTCGATCGTAGGACTGGCGTTCCTCGATGCGCCTTGGCGCTTCGCACCCACGGCGGTCGCGCTGGTGTGCGGAACATGGATCGTCACCCGGAGAACGGATTAG
- the mnhG gene encoding monovalent cation/H(+) antiporter subunit G — translation MTTQDVPLWAALPATLLLIASGLFAFVGSLGLLRLPNFQARMHGPSMGTTMGTGCLLFASMLVASSLAQRPVFHELLITLFVVMSSPVTAMMLMHAAIYRDKDRLQDQAEAARSSRS, via the coding sequence ATGACGACTCAGGATGTACCCCTGTGGGCCGCCCTGCCCGCGACACTTTTGTTGATCGCCAGCGGTCTGTTCGCCTTCGTCGGATCACTCGGCCTGCTACGGCTGCCGAACTTCCAGGCGCGCATGCACGGGCCCTCCATGGGGACCACCATGGGAACCGGCTGTCTGCTCTTTGCTTCGATGCTGGTCGCCTCGTCGCTGGCGCAGCGCCCCGTGTTTCACGAGCTTCTGATCACGCTGTTCGTGGTCATGAGCTCTCCCGTGACCGCGATGATGTTGATGCACGCCGCCATCTACCGGGACAAGGACCGATTGCAGGACCAGGCCGAGGCGGCGCGGTCGAGCCGCAGCTGA
- a CDS encoding K+/H+ antiporter subunit F, with protein sequence MLLHYAVWFALFCFSMAMVFSVIRLLRGPAAQDRILALDTFYINGMLTLLTLGIRSTSQAYFDIALMIALFGFIGSMSLAKFLLRGEVIEP encoded by the coding sequence ATGTTGCTGCACTACGCCGTCTGGTTCGCGCTTTTCTGCTTTTCCATGGCCATGGTGTTCTCCGTCATACGCCTGCTGCGCGGCCCGGCCGCCCAGGACCGCATCCTGGCGCTGGACACTTTCTATATCAACGGCATGCTCACACTGCTGACGCTCGGTATTCGTTCGACCAGCCAGGCCTATTTCGATATCGCCCTGATGATTGCCTTGTTCGGTTTCATCGGCTCGATGTCGCTGGCCAAGTTTCTGCTACGCGGCGAGGTGATCGAGCCATGA